In Solanum stenotomum isolate F172 chromosome 6, ASM1918654v1, whole genome shotgun sequence, one DNA window encodes the following:
- the LOC125867830 gene encoding pentatricopeptide repeat-containing protein At1g62260, mitochondrial: MAVWWRNISSLRRQLSYLYSRDIAPYIIVQQSVQKIRYHSTLRRKISDAAPDIRRANKNITNLIRNGRLEDARELFDKLTHRNTVTWNSMISGYVQQREIVKARYLFDEMPQRDVVSWNLMISGYLSCRGKGYLEEGRNLFDEMPERDYVSWNTMISGYAKCGRMGEALEIFECMPVKNVVSWNAAISGFLRNGDVKTAVEYFKRMPERDSASFSVLVSGLIQNEELDEAEHFLYEFGESSDGKEDMVHAYNTLIAGYGQKGRVGDARRIFDKVPSCSGQGISKKKRFERNVVSWNSMILAYSKAGDMVSARELFDLMTERDTFSWNTMVCGYVHASNMSEASNLFSKMPNPDVLTWNSIISGYAQAGKLELARDYFERMPHKNRVSWNSMISGCERNADYEGAIKLFRAMQQAGEKPDRHTLSSLLSVCAETVALFLGMQIHQLVTKTVIPDIPLNNSLITMYAKCGKIHEARAIFEKMKFQKDVISWNAMVGGYASHGFAFEALELFELMKCLKVRPTHITFISVLNACAHAGLVEQGRLYFKSMESEFGIKPEIEHFGSLVDIVGRDGQFEEAMKVINTMPVEPDKAVWGAVLGACRVHNNVELARIAAEALMRLEPESSGPYVLLYNMYADAGRWDEANEIRMLMETNKIRKEPAHSRVGSTSS, translated from the coding sequence ATGGCAGTTTGGTGGCGGAATATAAGCAGCTTAAGGAGGCAGCTAAGCTATCTGTATAGCAGAGACATTGCACCATATATAATTGTTCAACAATCAGTTCAAAAAATACGTTATCATTCAACATTGAGGCGCAAGATTTCTGATGCTGCTCCAGATATACGTAGAGCGAACAAGAACATCACGAATTTGATTCGAAATGGTCGATTAGAGGATGCACGGGAATTATTTGATAAGTTAACACATCGAAATACAGTTACTTGGAACTCAATGATTAGCGGGTATGTGCAACAGCGTGAGATTGTGAAAGCACGGTACCTGTTTGATGAAATGCCGCAGAGGGATGTTGTTTCTTGGAATTTGATGATTTCTGGTTATTTGTCTTGTAGAGGGAAAGGGTATTTGGAGGAGGGTAGGAATCTGTTTGATGAAATGCCTGAGAGAGATTATGTTTCTTGGAATACTATGATTAGTGGGTATGCTAAATGTGGGAGAATGGGTGAAGCGTTGGAGATTTTTGAATGTATGCCTGTGAAGAATGTTGTGTCTTGGAATGCGGCGATTTCGGGTTTTTTGCGTAATGGGGATGTGAAAACTGCTGTTGAGTATTTTAAGAGAATGCCGGAGAGGGATTCGGCGTCTTTTAGTGTACTTGTATCGGGTTTGATACAGAACGAGGAATTGGATGAGGCGGAACATTTTCTTTATGAATTTGGAGAGAGTAGTGATGGGAAAGAAGATATGGTTCATGCATATAACACTTTGATTGCTGGATATGGTCAGAAAGGAAGAGTTGGTGATGCTAGACGCATTTTTGATAAAGTTCCATCTTGTAGTGGTCAGGGAATTAGCAAAAAGAAGAGATTTGAGAGGAATGTCGTATCATGGAATTCCATGATCCTGGCTTATAGCAAAGCAGGAGATATGGTTTCTGCTAGAGAACTTTTTGATCTGATGACGGAGAGGGATACATTTTCATGGAACACAATGGTTTGTGGCTATGTCCATGCCTCAAATATGAGTGAAGCATCAAATCTGTTTTCTAAAATGCCAAATCCTGATGTACTAACATGGAATTCAATCATCTCTGGATATGCACAGGCGGGAAAGTTGGAATTGGCACGTGATTATTTTGAAAGGATGCCCCACAAGAATCGGGTTTCTTGGAATTCAATGATCTCGGGgtgtgaaagaaatgcagaCTATGAAGGAGCAATAAAGTTATTCAGGGCGATGCAACAGGCAGGAGAGAAGCCTGATAGACACACACTCTCCTCACTTCTAAGTGTTTGTGCTGAAACTGTGGCATTGTTCCTGGGTATGCAGATTCATCAGTTAGTGACAAAGACTGTTATACCAGATATACCTTTAAACAATTCCCTAATAACTATGTATGCAAAATGTGGCAAAATACATGAAGCAAGGGCAATTTTTGAAaagatgaaatttcaaaagGACGTAATCTCATGGAATGCAATGGTTGGAGGATATGCATCTCATGGTTTTGCATTTGAAGCGCTAGAGCTTTTTGAATTAATGAAGTGCCTTAAAGTGAGGCCAACTCACATCACATTCATTTCAGTTCTGAATGCATGTGCTCATGCTGGTTTAGTGGAACAAGGTCGGTTATATTTTAAATCTATGGAATCTGAATTCGGCATCAAACCTGAGATTGAACATTTTGGCTCCCTTGTGGATATTGTTGGTCGAGATGGGCAGTTTGAGGAGGCCATGAAAGTGATTAACACTATGCCAGTGGAGCCAGATAAGGCTGTCTGGGGTGCAGTACTAGGTGCTTGTAGGGTGCACAACAATGTTGAGTTGGCACGAATAGCAGCTGAAGCGCTAATGCGCCTTGAACCAGAGAGTTCAGGCCCTTATGTTTTGCTTTATAACATGTATGCCGATGCTGGAAGGTGGGATGAAGCAAATGAAATTAGAATGTTGATGGAAACAAATAAGATAAGGAAGGAACCCGCTCATAGCAGGGTCGGCTCTACTTCCTCATAG
- the LOC125868824 gene encoding pentatricopeptide repeat-containing protein At1g62260, mitochondrial-like — protein MAVWWRNISSLRRQLSYLYSRDIAPYIIVQQSVQKIRYHSTLRRKISDAAPDIRRANKNITNLIRNGRLEDARELFDKLTHRNTVTWNSMISGYVQQREIVKARYLFDEMPQRDVVSWNLMISGYLSCRGKGYLEEGRNLFDEMPERDYVSWNTMISGYAKCGRMGEALEIFECMPVKNVVSWNAVISGFLRNGDVKTAVEYFKRMPERDSASFSVLVSGLIQNEELDEAEHFLYEFGESSDGKEDMVHAYNTLIAGYGQKGRVGDARRIFDKVPSCSGQGISKKKRFERNVVSWNSMILAYSKAGDMVSARELFDQMTERDTFSWNTMVCGYVHASNMSEASNLFSKMPNPDVLTWNSIISGYAQAGKLELARDYFERMPHKNRVSWNSMISGCERNADYEGAIKLFRAMQQAGEKPDRHTLSSLLSVCAETVALFLGMQIHQLVTKTVIPDIPLNNSLITMYAKCGKIHEARAIFEKMKFQK, from the coding sequence ATGGCAGTTTGGTGGCGGAATATAAGCAGCTTAAGGAGGCAGCTAAGCTATCTGTATAGCAGAGACATTGCACCATATATAATTGTTCAACAATCAGTTCAAAAAATACGTTATCATTCAACATTGAGGCGCAAGATTTCTGATGCTGCTCCAGATATACGTAGAGCGAACAAGAACATCACGAATTTGATTCGAAATGGTCGATTAGAGGATGCACGGGAATTATTTGATAAGTTAACACATCGAAATACAGTTACTTGGAACTCAATGATTAGCGGGTATGTGCAACAGCGTGAGATTGTGAAAGCACGGTACCTGTTTGATGAAATGCCGCAGAGGGATGTTGTTTCTTGGAATTTGATGATTTCTGGTTATTTGTCTTGTAGAGGGAAAGGGTATTTGGAGGAGGGTAGGAATCTGTTTGATGAAATGCCTGAGAGAGATTATGTTTCTTGGAATACTATGATTAGTGGGTATGCTAAATGTGGGAGAATGGGTGAAGCGTTGGAGATTTTTGAATGTATGCCTGTGAAGAATGTTGTGTCTTGGAATGCGGTGATTTCGGGTTTTTTGCGTAATGGGGATGTGAAAACTGCTGTTGAGTATTTTAAGAGAATGCCGGAGAGGGATTCGGCGTCTTTTAGTGTACTTGTATCGGGTTTGATACAGAACGAGGAATTGGATGAGGCGGAACATTTTCTTTATGAATTTGGAGAGAGTAGTGATGGGAAAGAAGATATGGTTCATGCATATAACACTTTGATTGCTGGATATGGTCAGAAAGGAAGAGTTGGTGATGCTAGACGCATTTTTGATAAAGTTCCATCTTGTAGTGGTCAGGGAATTAGCAAAAAGAAGAGATTTGAGAGGAATGTCGTATCATGGAATTCCATGATCCTGGCTTATAGCAAAGCAGGAGATATGGTTTCTGCTAGAGAACTTTTTGATCAGATGACGGAGAGGGATACATTTTCATGGAACACAATGGTTTGTGGCTATGTCCATGCCTCAAATATGAGTGAAGCATCAAATCTGTTTTCTAAAATGCCAAATCCTGATGTACTAACATGGAATTCAATCATCTCTGGATATGCACAGGCGGGAAAGTTGGAATTGGCACGTGATTATTTTGAAAGGATGCCCCACAAGAATCGGGTTTCTTGGAATTCAATGATCTCGGGgtgtgaaagaaatgcagaCTATGAAGGAGCAATAAAGTTATTCAGGGCGATGCAACAGGCAGGAGAGAAGCCTGATAGACACACACTCTCCTCACTTCTAAGTGTTTGTGCTGAAACTGTGGCATTGTTCCTGGGTATGCAGATTCATCAGTTAGTGACAAAGACTGTTATACCAGATATACCTTTAAACAATTCCCTAATAACTATGTATGCAAAATGTGGCAAAATACATGAAGCAAGGGCAATTTTTGAAaagatgaaatttcaaaag
- the LOC125867842 gene encoding serine carboxypeptidase-like 50, which produces MDFKLLSVLIFHYFLINSSSIYASLPLPKQSLPTKSGYLTVNDTTNSAIFYTFYEAQNLTTPLSQTPLLIWLQGGPGCSSMLGNFYELGPWRVSSSHRQNVEHVELNYNPRSWNRIFGLLFLDNPIGVGFSIAATPEEIPRNQKDVAKHLYIAIKKFIELNKSFKDRPIYITGESYAGKYVPAIGYQVLKKNVRLPVRSRVNLVGVVIGNGLTDPISQVATHAANAYYFGLINDKQRGQLELLQEKVISLAKNGDWSEATNARSKVLNTLQNMTEMPTLYNIRRHKPYQNHLVAEFLNNVEVKKALGVNETIVFEVCSKVVREALHEDLMKSVKYMVEFLVKNTKVLLYEGQLDLRVGLVSTEAWVKRMKWEGIDKFLEADRKAWRVNDELAGYVQKWRNLSHVVVLDAGHLVPHDQPLNSQAMIEDWVLEKGVFANDQIENLSTNLSNVL; this is translated from the coding sequence ATGGATTTCAAGCTCCTCTCTGTTCTCATCTTCCACTACTTCCTAATCAATTCATCATCAATCTATGCATCTCTTCCACTCCCTAAACAATCTCTCCCCACTAAGTCTGGCTACCTCACCGTCAATGACACAACCAACTCCGCCATTTTCTACACATTCTACGAAGCCCAAAACCTCACCACACCTCTTTCTCAAACCCCACTTCTCATTTGGCTTCAAGGTGGACCTGGATGTTCCTCTATGCTCGGAAACTTCTACGAATTAGGCCCTTGGCGAGTCTCTTCTTCTCACAGACAAAACGTCGAACATGTAGAGCTCAATTATAATCCTAGATCTTGGAATCGGATTTTTGGGCTGCTTTTCCTTGATAATCCAATTGGTGTTGGATTTAGCATTGCTGCAACACCTGAAGAAATCCCGAGGAACCAAAAAGACGTGGCAAAGCACTTATATATCGCGATCAAAAAGTTTATCGAGCTGAATAAATCATTCAAGGATCGGCCTATTTACATCACGGGTGAGAGTTATGCTGGCAAATATGTGCCAGCAATTGGATATCaagttttgaagaaaaatgtCAGGTTGCCGGTTCGTAGTAGAGTGAATTTGGTTGGTGTTGTCATTGGTAACGGACTAACTGATCCGATTAGCCAAGTTGCTACTCATGCTGCAAATGCGTATTACTTTGGATTGATAAATGACAAACAAAGGGGACAACTAGAGTTGCTTCAAGAAAAGGTGATTTCATTGGCAAAGAATGGTGATTGGAGTGAAGCAACGAATGCTCGAAGTAAAGTCTTGAACACATTACAAAACATGACTGAAATGCCAACTTTGTATAACATTAGAAGGCATAAGCCATACCAAAACCATCTGGTAGCTGAGTTTTTGAACAATGTTGAGGTGAAAAAGGCATTGGGAGTGAATGAAACTATTGTTTTCGAGGTGTGTAGTAAGGTGGTGAGGGAAGCATTACACGAAGATTTGATGAAGAGTGTGAAGTATATGGTGGAGTTTCTTGTCAAGAATACTAAAGTTTTGTTGTATGAAGGTCAGTTGGATTTGAGAGTTGGCTTGGTGTCAACCGAGGCGTGGGTGAAGAGAATGAAGTGGGAAGGAATCGACAAGTTCTTGGAAGCAGATAGAAAAGCTTGGAGAGTTAACGACGAGCTAGCAGGGTATGTGCAGAAATGGAGGAACTTAAGCCATGTTGTGGTATTGGATGCTGGACATTTGGTTCCACATGATCAACCATTGAATTCTCAGGCCATGATTGAAGATTGGGTACTTGAAAAGGGAGTTTTTGCTAATGATCAAATTGAAAACTTGTCCACCAATTTGTCTAATGTACTTTAG